A DNA window from Novosphingobium sp. RL4 contains the following coding sequences:
- the lptB gene encoding LPS export ABC transporter ATP-binding protein → MTGTTELPQDQAAHHIPTVAEAGGLEVISIAKSYDKRAVLTDISLSVAKGEVLGLLGPNGAGKTTCFYSIMGLVRPDSGRILMDGVDVTRLPMYRRAVLGLGYLPQETSIFRGLTVEQNIGAVLELNEPDKHVRASELERLLDEFGLTRLRSSPAMALSGGERRRCEIARALAAKPSIMLLDEPFAGIDPLSISDIRELVRDLKNRGIGVLITDHNVRETLDIVDRACIIYGGQVLFAGSPEALVADENVRRLYLGEGFTL, encoded by the coding sequence ATGACCGGAACCACCGAACTTCCGCAGGACCAAGCGGCCCACCACATCCCGACCGTCGCAGAAGCCGGCGGGCTCGAAGTCATTTCGATCGCCAAGAGCTACGACAAGCGCGCGGTGCTGACCGATATCTCGCTGTCGGTCGCCAAGGGCGAAGTGCTGGGGCTGCTGGGGCCGAACGGCGCGGGCAAGACCACCTGCTTCTATTCGATCATGGGCCTCGTTCGTCCCGACTCGGGCCGCATCCTGATGGACGGCGTCGACGTGACCCGGCTGCCGATGTATCGCCGCGCGGTTCTCGGTCTCGGCTACCTGCCGCAGGAAACCTCGATCTTCCGCGGGCTGACTGTCGAACAGAACATCGGCGCCGTGCTCGAACTGAACGAGCCCGACAAGCACGTCCGCGCCAGCGAACTGGAACGCCTGCTTGACGAATTCGGCCTTACCCGCCTGCGTTCAAGCCCCGCGATGGCGCTTTCGGGCGGTGAACGCCGCCGCTGCGAAATCGCCCGCGCGCTGGCGGCCAAGCCTTCGATCATGCTCCTGGACGAGCCTTTCGCCGGCATCGACCCGCTTTCGATCTCCGACATTCGCGAACTCGTGCGCGATCTCAAGAACCGTGGCATCGGCGTGCTGATCACGGACCATAACGTGCGGGAAACGCTCGATATCGTCGATCGCGCCTGCATCATCTACGGCGGTCAGGTGCTCTTCGCAGGCAGCCCCGAGGCGCTCGTCGCCGACGAGAACGTGCGCCGCCTCTACCTCGGCGAGGGCTTCACGCTATGA